The sequence ATCCACTTCCCATTATTCTTGCCTTTGATTTGACTAAGGCCAGAAGGGCTTTCTTTCTGATCCTCCTTTTCATTTGAGTCAGAGATTTTGAGGCAAGTCTCAGTAAGTTGCAGAAGGACTTCTTCTTGATTGACCACTTTTGACCAAATAGCAGTCTCCTTAGCAGTCATTTTATCTTGCAAACACTTGTTCTGCCTCACAAGCCTTCTCATCCTATCTGAATTAGGAGCCATGTGCTTGATCACAGCAGCCAAGACACTCACTTTCCAAGCCTTTTTAAGATCATGAGGCTTCCTATAAGGAGGAGCACCATGATCTATAGAAACCCCTTGGTCACCCCACCAAAGCTCCTCCCCTGTAGGCCACCATGGAGGAGCCAAGCCCTTCTCCAATGGGAACCTCCTCTGTGCAGGCACACAGTGCTGCATTAGAGCAGAAAGCAGAGACCCCAAAGTAGTGTCTTGCAGTtcatgaagaagatgagcaTAAGAGCCATGGTCCAATTCACCTTGCTCAAAAATCAAAGCTGGCAAGTACTCAGCTATGGCAGTTGGGGCATTTCGGTTAAATATCACTTTGTCCTTCCACCACTCTCTCAAGCTATCAGAGGACCCTGTCACTGGCTTCCCCTTCTCAGGCACAATCCCATACACAAAGCCCTTTCCTTTGCAAACCTCCATGATTTTCACCATGTACTTGAGTATTGAATCTTGGGCTCTTGCCATTTTCTTCCGACGAGAAACCTCTTGTTTTGCTAAGGTCtcggcttcttcttcttcttcttcttcttcttcttcttcttcttcttcttcttcttcttcttcttcttcttcttctatgaTTTTTCTATCCTCCTTGAACTTTCGTAACCGCATATTATCTTTCCACATTCGTTTCTTGAGCTCTGGCGGTGTGAAACCAAATCTTGAAACATAAATGTGAAGAGGGtttcctattttcctttttcggGTATGAACATAAATGGGAAGGCTTGAGGACAAGATTGGCATTAACGAGGTTGACGGAAATTTTTGGAGGATTCTGAAGAATAATTCAAGGAATTACGCGGGCTTGTGAAGTAACAAATTGTATTTGTGGGGAGGGTGCAATTTGCTTCCAGGGCCGTAATgtcattgtgttttttttgtccttttttaataaaaaaagtttgttGCATGCATGAGGGACACATGGTGTCAATTTGATTGCCAAGCTAAGCTCCTTATCCATTgcaagatatatataaattgccaCTCCAACTTTACTggattaaataattaattacttacAATAAGTCTTCTGGTTTTAGAGTAGTTTTGTGAAGTGTGGAAAGGGCAGGTTTTGATTCGTGGCTACGTAAGGAAGTTGTGTCACCATCTTCATTCTCAAACACTGAAAGTCTGAAACCACATATTGCATGCGTAAGAAATTGCTGTACTAAGAAACTTATGATGTGTTTTGGTTTGGACTTTGGACATTGGAGAGGGGATGATGAATGATACATAGACTTGGTCCTTCCTCATAGTTCATGCGACGTTCTCTCCATTTCACACACTCTAATTTGAGTTATATGCGTCATTGTTCTTCtagaagaaaataacactATTGCCTTctaaacaaaagagaaaaataattcaacaCTAGTGCATTGCCTTTTGTATAACTCATTCATGGATGCAAGGAGCTTATCCTCATGCCGGAAAGCCATAATGCGGGGTTATAAAGAGGGATCATTAATAGCCGTCTGATCAAgtacaaaattattattagaTTGTTGGATTGAACCCTTCATATAGAGGTTTCGGCTCAGCATGGCGCTTGTAACCGTCGTCATATTTACAGATAGATTTATGGCTAACTTGGGCCATGAGTTTGAGCTGGATTTTCATCATTGCGGGCCTTTTTGGTTGCTGAAGCCCCAAGTCAGGACTATGATTCAACTTAATCATGaaagttttcttcttgttattCCCTAagactgaaaaaaaaagagactaATAATTATCCCCCAGTCAGTGCTCAATCATGCATCCTTTCATTATCTGATCATGAGGCATCTATGATATCATACGGATTTCGTTTATACATGCAAGAAACTAATAATTGAGCAGAGATAGAAATGAAGTTATATGAATTTGCTTCAATGTACTACCAATATCTGCAATCATATCCTAGGACagcatttttgttctttcaaaATTGATTATAGTCTCATTGTTGTTGTTCATAGAGCTATATCCAGAAAATTCTACAATGATGAATGAGACTTTCGTTTCCCCatgaaaaaaatgtaaaagaaTGATACTTCTGTCATTGCTGCTagagtttttgttgttgactTTTTCTCCCATCTGTTAAACTTTGGGGGGGTTTCTACAAAGACTAAACATTTCTTTCGAGCCAAAGACACAAAAACATTTTTTCCTCTTGGGAAGGTAAGTAGACCTAGTAAACGGATCGTGTTTGTCGTGTTCGTGTTGATTCGCTTTTCTTATCTGGTTAACACGACATGACCTGTTAAGTTAACGGGTGGAAAATACCAAACACGAACACAACCCGTTAAAATAACGAATGACACGATACGACCCGTTTCACCgttaagaattttaaaaaaaattacaaaattataataaaaactttaaaaataattaaaaataaactaGATAAGAGTTTGGGGAGGggagaaggaggagaagaaatatgaagaaaaatagaaagataTAAAGTGCAAAACTACTCATACTCTTAACGGGTAATAACAGGTATTCTCAAAGTCATATGACTCCATTTATTTTCAACTCGATCCGTTAAGTCCCGACCCAATGCCATGTCTATAAGTATGGAGTCTAAAGTCTAAAGACCAGTATcttcaaaaattcaaactaaTTTAACCTTCACTTGTGGAGCTGGGCTTTCTAAATATCCCCCTTTTCTTCCTATAGTTTACTCAAGCAGATTACCATTTTCATTACTCTCTTCTCTAGACTCCGGATATGCTGTCTCCAAATTTTGCGGCTCATCTGTCTTTAGTATAATTTTTTGCCATCTTTCCTTAACACATTAAGCCTTTTGCAGTGTCATCACAATCACAAAAATCGTTGTGAGCCATGGGCCAACTATGAAGTAAACATGGCacatgaacaaaaagaaaaacaagttacaaaaaggtaaaaagtaaaaaagaaaaaggtcaAAGACAGATTGGCATAATAAAAGCTAATAATAGAGGCGCCAACAATGGAGTGAAATCAAAAGTTTACTTCCtaacagaagaaaaataaaggaacTAAATAAAGGTGGATTGCCAAAACACTTGTATATTGTACCGACTCTTTTCCCAAAGATGGAAAGAATGCTTTGGCAATGGGATGGCATCCATATGCTTGTGTTTATTACAAGCATATCCATGAGGTCCAAAGACGAAATGACGTTTGACAcatttacaaaaataatttattaaaaatataaaaagaaaattttttaTACACATATCAAATTATGATTGACAGAGACGTACGAActattcagaaaaaaaaagaaaaaagaaaaggcatcATCTTTATCTTTGATCTGTTTCTGGTATGAACACACTGCAATCCTAAAGTACTACTCTCCTCCAGCTATCATTTTGACTCTTCTGCTAAAGACCCAATGTAATTTATCTAACAGCTATACATTACT comes from Prunus dulcis chromosome 6, ALMONDv2, whole genome shotgun sequence and encodes:
- the LOC117632679 gene encoding ETHYLENE INSENSITIVE 3-like 5 protein, with amino-acid sequence MWKDNMRLRKFKEDRKIIEEEEEEEEEEEEEEEEEEEEEEEAETLAKQEVSRRKKMARAQDSILKYMVKIMEVCKGKGFVYGIVPEKGKPVTGSSDSLREWWKDKVIFNRNAPTAIAEYLPALIFEQGELDHGSYAHLLHELQDTTLGSLLSALMQHCVPAQRRFPLEKGLAPPWWPTGEELWWGDQGVSIDHGAPPYRKPHDLKKAWKVSVLAAVIKHMAPNSDRMRRLVRQNKCLQDKMTAKETAIWSKVVNQEEVLLQLTETCLKISDSNEKEDQKESPSGLSQIKGKNNGKWMCSLPSSEKRKSSIFDEEAWQNGQGLKSSELGLGFVDKKSKVGHESALCAYGDGQDQNNVSGLLAEGKFPLFDEFPIDTGVTSMVDWINMELQKANQIDQNSGALVINGQVGASYWGGGVEDLAIDGAFDIQRANMDLNLCSEEEISHNQESTSIWDLGYD